One Nocardia sp. BMG111209 DNA segment encodes these proteins:
- the metH gene encoding methionine synthase, whose translation MPVPSHAASGTPPTFDTTLFDTLARRVLIGDGAMGTMLQAADLSLDDFLGLEGCNEILNATRPDVLRGIHRAYFEAGADAVETNTFGCNLPNLADYGISDRIRDLSERGTRLAREVADEMGPSADGTPRYVLGSMGPGTKLPTLGHAPFAALRDAYTESALGMLEGGADAVLIETCQDLLQLKAAVIGSRRAMERAGRRIPIITHVTVETTGTMLVGSEIGAALTAVEPLGIDMIGLNCATGPEEMSEHLRHLSKHAQLPVSVMPNAGLPVLGPNGAEYPLGPAELAAALRGFVTEFGLALVGGCCGTTPEHIRQVAEAVAEVQPAARAPRHEPSVSSIYTAVPFEQDASIMMIGERTNANGSKAFRDAMLAGDWQRCLDIAKDQTRDGAHMLDLCVDYVGRDGTADMAELASRLATASTLPIMLDSTEAPVLRAGLEHLGGRCAVNSVNYEDGDGPDSRFQQTMRLVAEHGAAVVALTIDEEGQARTAEHKVAIAERLIADITGNWGLAESDIIVDCLTFTLGTGQEESRRDGIETIEGIRELKRRHPEVQTTLGLSNISFGLNPAARQVLNSVFMHECVEAGLDSAIVHASKILPISRIPEDRRETALDLVYDRRREGYDPLQQLMTMFEGVSAASAKASRADELAALPLFERLERRIVDGDRNGLDVDLEAAMQTVPPLQIINETLLSGMKTVGELFGSGQMQLPFVLQSAEVMKTAVAYLEPHMESTDDAGKGRIVLATVKGDVHDIGKNLVDIILSNNGYEVVNLGIKQPITAILDAAADKKADVIGMSGLLVKSTVVMKENLQEMNSRGLAEKFPVLLGGAALTRAYVENDLTDVFEGEVNYARDAFEGLRLMDEIMTRKRGGGLDPDSPEALAARSKAAERKARHERSQRIAEERRAAEVPVAVPARSDVAADLPVPVPPFWGTRVVKGLAVPEYSGLLDERALFLGQWGLRGQRGGEGPSYEELVETEGRPRLRYWLDRLSTEGVLQHAAVVYGYFPAVSEGDDVIVLAEPNPAAAERYRFTFPRQQRDRFLCIADFLRSRERAAETGQVDVWPFQLVTMGQPIADFANRLFADNNYRDYLEVHGIGVQLTEALAEYWHRRIREELVLEGHSVADDDPADVQEYFKLGYRGARFSFGYGACPDLDDRAKLVELLAADRIGVTLSEELQLHPEQSTDAFVLLHPEAKYFSA comes from the coding sequence ATGCCAGTGCCCTCCCATGCCGCGTCCGGGACGCCGCCGACGTTCGATACCACGTTGTTCGACACGCTCGCCCGGCGTGTGCTGATCGGTGACGGCGCCATGGGCACCATGTTGCAGGCGGCGGACCTGTCCCTGGACGATTTCCTGGGGCTCGAGGGCTGCAACGAGATCCTCAACGCGACCAGGCCGGACGTGCTGCGCGGTATCCACCGCGCGTATTTCGAGGCCGGCGCCGACGCGGTCGAGACCAACACCTTCGGCTGCAACCTGCCGAATCTGGCCGATTACGGCATCTCCGACCGTATTCGCGATCTGTCCGAGCGCGGCACCCGGCTGGCCCGCGAGGTGGCGGACGAGATGGGTCCGTCCGCCGACGGTACCCCACGCTACGTCCTGGGCTCGATGGGCCCCGGCACCAAACTGCCGACGCTCGGCCACGCCCCCTTCGCGGCGCTGCGCGACGCCTACACCGAATCCGCGCTCGGCATGCTGGAGGGCGGCGCCGACGCGGTACTCATCGAGACCTGCCAGGACCTGCTGCAGCTGAAGGCCGCGGTGATCGGCAGCCGCCGGGCCATGGAACGGGCGGGCCGGCGCATCCCGATCATCACCCACGTCACCGTCGAGACCACCGGCACCATGCTGGTCGGCAGCGAGATCGGCGCGGCGCTCACCGCGGTCGAGCCGCTGGGTATCGACATGATCGGCCTGAACTGCGCCACCGGCCCCGAGGAGATGAGCGAGCACCTGCGCCACCTGTCCAAGCACGCGCAGCTGCCGGTGTCGGTCATGCCGAACGCGGGCCTGCCGGTGCTCGGCCCGAACGGCGCGGAGTACCCGCTGGGCCCGGCGGAGCTGGCGGCGGCGTTGCGCGGTTTCGTCACCGAATTCGGGCTGGCGCTGGTCGGCGGGTGCTGCGGCACCACCCCGGAGCACATCCGGCAGGTGGCCGAGGCGGTCGCCGAGGTGCAGCCGGCGGCGCGCGCGCCGCGGCACGAGCCCAGCGTGTCCTCCATCTACACCGCGGTGCCGTTCGAGCAGGACGCGTCGATCATGATGATCGGTGAGCGCACGAATGCCAACGGCTCCAAGGCCTTCCGCGACGCGATGCTCGCGGGCGACTGGCAGCGGTGCCTCGACATCGCGAAGGATCAGACCCGCGACGGCGCGCACATGCTGGACCTGTGCGTCGACTACGTCGGCCGCGACGGCACCGCCGACATGGCCGAGCTGGCCTCCCGGCTGGCCACCGCCTCCACCCTGCCGATCATGCTCGACTCCACCGAGGCGCCGGTACTGCGCGCCGGGCTCGAGCATCTGGGCGGGCGCTGCGCGGTCAACTCGGTCAACTACGAGGACGGCGACGGACCGGATTCCCGCTTCCAGCAGACCATGCGGCTGGTCGCCGAGCACGGCGCCGCGGTGGTCGCGCTCACCATCGACGAGGAGGGCCAGGCCCGCACCGCGGAGCACAAGGTCGCGATCGCCGAGCGGCTCATCGCCGACATCACCGGCAACTGGGGGCTGGCCGAGTCCGACATCATCGTCGACTGCCTCACCTTCACCCTCGGCACCGGCCAGGAGGAGTCCCGCCGCGACGGCATCGAGACCATCGAGGGCATCCGGGAACTCAAGCGCCGGCATCCGGAGGTGCAGACCACCCTCGGTCTGTCGAACATCTCCTTCGGCCTGAATCCGGCGGCCCGCCAGGTGCTCAACTCGGTGTTCATGCACGAATGTGTCGAGGCCGGACTGGATTCCGCGATCGTGCACGCCTCGAAGATCCTGCCGATCAGCCGCATTCCGGAGGATCGGCGGGAGACCGCGCTGGATCTGGTGTACGACCGCCGCCGCGAAGGCTACGACCCGTTGCAGCAGTTGATGACCATGTTCGAGGGCGTGTCCGCGGCCTCGGCGAAGGCGTCGCGGGCCGACGAGCTGGCCGCGCTGCCGCTGTTCGAACGGCTCGAGCGCCGCATCGTCGACGGCGACCGCAACGGTCTCGACGTCGACCTCGAGGCGGCGATGCAGACGGTGCCGCCGCTGCAGATCATCAACGAGACGCTGCTGTCGGGTATGAAGACCGTCGGCGAGCTGTTCGGCTCCGGGCAGATGCAGCTGCCGTTCGTCCTGCAGTCCGCCGAGGTGATGAAGACCGCGGTCGCCTATCTGGAACCGCACATGGAGTCCACCGACGACGCGGGCAAGGGCCGCATCGTGCTCGCGACGGTCAAGGGCGACGTGCACGACATCGGCAAGAACCTGGTCGACATCATCCTGTCCAACAACGGCTACGAGGTCGTGAATCTCGGTATCAAACAACCGATCACGGCCATCCTGGACGCCGCCGCCGACAAGAAGGCCGACGTCATCGGCATGTCCGGCCTGCTGGTCAAGTCGACGGTGGTCATGAAGGAGAACCTGCAGGAGATGAACTCCCGCGGGCTCGCGGAGAAGTTCCCGGTCCTGCTCGGCGGCGCCGCGCTGACCCGCGCCTACGTCGAGAACGATCTCACCGACGTGTTCGAGGGCGAGGTCAACTACGCCCGCGACGCGTTCGAGGGTCTGCGCCTGATGGACGAGATCATGACCCGCAAACGCGGCGGCGGCCTCGATCCGGACAGCCCGGAGGCGCTCGCCGCCCGGTCCAAGGCCGCCGAGCGCAAGGCCCGGCACGAGCGCTCCCAGCGCATCGCCGAGGAGCGCCGGGCCGCCGAGGTGCCGGTGGCGGTGCCGGCCCGTTCCGATGTGGCCGCCGACCTGCCGGTTCCGGTGCCGCCGTTCTGGGGCACCCGGGTCGTGAAGGGGCTCGCGGTGCCGGAGTACTCCGGCCTGCTCGACGAGCGGGCGCTGTTCCTGGGCCAGTGGGGTCTGCGCGGGCAGCGCGGCGGCGAGGGCCCGAGCTACGAGGAACTGGTCGAGACCGAGGGCCGCCCCCGGCTGCGGTACTGGCTGGACCGATTGTCCACCGAAGGTGTGCTGCAACACGCCGCCGTGGTGTACGGCTATTTCCCGGCCGTCTCCGAGGGTGACGACGTGATCGTGCTGGCCGAGCCGAATCCGGCTGCGGCGGAACGGTATCGGTTCACCTTCCCGCGGCAGCAGCGGGACCGGTTCCTGTGCATCGCCGATTTCCTGCGCTCCCGCGAACGCGCCGCCGAGACCGGTCAGGTGGACGTCTGGCCGTTCCAGCTGGTCACCATGGGACAGCCGATCGCCGATTTCGCCAATCGACTGTTCGCGGACAACAATTATCGCGACTATCTGGAAGTACACGGCATCGGCGTGCAGCTCACCGAGGCGCTCGCGGAATACTGGCATCGGCGCATCCGCGAAGAACTGGTACTGGAGGGTCATTCGGTCGCCGACGACGATCCGGCCGATGTCCAGGAGTACTTCAAGCTCGGATACCGGGGCGCCCGTTTCTCGTTCGGCTACGGCGCCTGTCCCGATCTGGACGACCGCGCGAAACTCGTCGAGCTGCTGGCGGCCGATCGGATCGGCGTGACGCTCTCCGAGGAACTCCAGTTGCATCCGGAGCAGTCCACCGACGCCTTCGTTCTGCTGCACCCGGAAGCGAAGTATTTCAGCGCCTGA
- a CDS encoding serine/threonine-protein kinase yields MTADRLIAGRYRLGDPIGTGAMGVVWRGDDVRLRRTVAVKQLLLNPGLTRVQAMEAKLRAMREGRIAARLHHPNAVTVFDVAEEDGQPWLVMEFVDAPSLAALMRDTGPLEPRRVARIGAQVADALAAAHDAGIVHRDVKPANVLVTDNGTAKITDFGISRAVGDVTVTSTGFLAGTPAYLAPEIARGEDSSPSSDVFALGSTLYAAVEGAPPFGEGENPLATLHAVARADVPAPARAGTLGPVLMRLLASEPADRPGMREVQEALAAVAEGRTPELAEAQTKVLAAPAPEPAVSPTTVLPPHEVLPVESPMLATPPRPAAPRPPRDRAARQRILVLVAAGVTLVLVIIAVVVLATSGGKKGENTAGPVSPGASSAPAAPPSETSAGAAPPASAAPGTSAAATSSGAAAPAPATPAPGSTPPSASTPPPPGATPPPSPLASTTFTPAAPAAQPASVTSFVTGYYGMLPGNIDGAWSQLSPAYQGQTGGYQAYAKFWSGISSVRVGSVTPNGPDGVVANLTYTLRNGSTSSESRWFRVDSSTGRMLISASGV; encoded by the coding sequence ATGACGGCAGACCGGCTGATCGCGGGGCGGTATCGCCTGGGAGACCCCATCGGTACCGGCGCCATGGGCGTGGTGTGGCGGGGCGACGATGTCCGGCTGCGGCGCACCGTCGCGGTGAAGCAGTTGCTGCTCAATCCGGGGCTGACCCGGGTGCAGGCCATGGAGGCGAAACTGCGCGCGATGCGCGAGGGCCGGATCGCGGCCCGGCTGCATCACCCCAACGCGGTGACCGTCTTCGACGTCGCCGAGGAGGACGGCCAGCCGTGGCTGGTCATGGAGTTCGTCGACGCGCCGAGCCTCGCGGCCCTCATGCGTGACACCGGTCCGCTGGAACCGCGGCGGGTGGCGCGCATCGGTGCCCAGGTCGCCGACGCGCTGGCCGCCGCCCACGACGCGGGCATCGTGCATCGCGACGTGAAGCCCGCCAATGTGCTGGTCACCGACAACGGGACCGCGAAGATCACCGACTTCGGCATCTCCCGTGCGGTCGGCGACGTCACGGTGACCTCGACCGGCTTCCTGGCCGGCACCCCGGCCTATCTGGCCCCGGAGATCGCGCGCGGTGAGGATTCCTCGCCGAGTTCGGACGTGTTCGCGCTGGGTTCCACCCTGTACGCCGCGGTCGAGGGTGCGCCGCCGTTCGGCGAGGGGGAGAATCCGCTCGCGACGCTGCACGCGGTCGCCCGTGCCGATGTCCCGGCCCCCGCCCGGGCCGGGACGCTGGGCCCGGTGCTGATGCGGCTGCTGGCCTCCGAACCGGCCGATCGGCCGGGGATGCGCGAGGTGCAGGAGGCCTTGGCCGCGGTCGCCGAGGGACGTACCCCGGAACTCGCGGAGGCGCAGACGAAGGTGCTCGCGGCGCCCGCGCCCGAACCCGCGGTCTCCCCGACCACCGTGCTGCCCCCGCACGAGGTGCTGCCCGTCGAATCGCCCATGCTCGCGACGCCGCCCCGGCCCGCGGCGCCGCGGCCGCCCCGGGATCGGGCCGCCCGGCAGCGGATCCTGGTCCTGGTCGCCGCGGGCGTGACGCTGGTGCTGGTGATCATCGCCGTGGTCGTGCTGGCGACCTCCGGCGGCAAGAAGGGGGAGAACACCGCGGGTCCCGTCTCGCCGGGTGCCTCGTCCGCACCGGCCGCGCCGCCGTCCGAGACGAGCGCGGGCGCCGCGCCGCCGGCCTCGGCCGCACCCGGCACCTCGGCCGCCGCGACCTCGTCCGGCGCCGCGGCGCCCGCGCCGGCCACCCCAGCGCCGGGGAGTACGCCGCCGTCCGCGAGCACTCCGCCGCCGCCGGGCGCCACCCCGCCGCCGAGTCCGCTGGCGTCCACGACGTTCACCCCGGCCGCACCCGCCGCCCAGCCCGCCAGCGTGACCTCGTTCGTCACCGGCTACTACGGCATGCTGCCCGGCAATATCGACGGCGCCTGGTCGCAGCTGTCGCCGGCCTATCAAGGTCAGACCGGCGGCTACCAGGCGTATGCGAAATTCTGGTCGGGTATCAGCTCGGTGCGGGTCGGGTCGGTGACGCCGAACGGCCCGGACGGCGTGGTCGCGAACCTCACGTACACCCTGCGCAACGGCTCCACGTCCAGCGAGAGCCGCTGGTTCCGGGTCGACTCGTCCACCGGCCGGATGCTCATCTCCGCGTCCGGGGTCTGA
- a CDS encoding HAD-IA family hydrolase translates to MRSVTLAGVLWDMDGTLLDSEKIWDVGVRELAVELGGTMSDELRHALIGASGPNALRIVFEGLGLEQRPEAVAAAGKWLQRRVTELFAGPVPWRPGAQEALAAVRAAGIPAALVTNTQRPVAELCLDTVGRHWFDATVCGDEVPEGKPAPDPYLRAAELLGVPPEHCVAVEDSPTGAQSAAAAGCRVLVVPCEIAVPSGPGRVFRESLVGLTVADLHAVLAVPVS, encoded by the coding sequence GTGCGCTCGGTGACGCTGGCCGGTGTCCTGTGGGACATGGACGGGACCCTGCTGGATTCGGAGAAGATCTGGGACGTCGGCGTCCGTGAGCTGGCGGTCGAACTGGGCGGCACGATGTCCGACGAACTCCGGCACGCCCTGATCGGGGCCTCCGGTCCCAACGCGCTGCGTATCGTCTTCGAGGGCCTGGGGCTGGAGCAGCGTCCCGAGGCCGTGGCCGCGGCCGGGAAATGGTTGCAGCGCCGGGTCACCGAACTGTTCGCGGGCCCGGTGCCCTGGCGGCCCGGCGCACAGGAGGCGCTCGCCGCGGTACGCGCGGCCGGTATTCCGGCCGCGCTGGTCACCAATACCCAGCGGCCGGTCGCGGAACTGTGCCTGGACACCGTGGGCCGGCACTGGTTCGACGCCACGGTGTGCGGTGACGAGGTGCCCGAGGGCAAGCCCGCGCCCGACCCCTATCTGCGGGCCGCCGAACTGCTCGGCGTTCCGCCGGAACACTGTGTGGCCGTCGAGGATTCGCCCACCGGCGCGCAGTCGGCGGCGGCCGCGGGCTGCCGGGTCCTGGTGGTGCCCTGCGAGATCGCCGTACCGTCCGGCCCGGGCCGGGTGTTCCGCGAATCGCTGGTGGGCCTGACTGTGGCGGATCTGCACGCGGTCCTCGCCGTCCCGGTGTCCTGA
- a CDS encoding ArpA protein, with amino-acid sequence MAEGCGGERVSDDLEQLVDLDRYPIDETGSAARESVVERVRAELAAVGCSVLRGFVRPSLGARLRAEGNDLAPFAYHTVERVNAYNIPLDTELPAGHPGRIVMDRGNAFVARDRIPATAAVELLYTDARFRRFVAECFGRPALYEYADPLAGLCLNVVAPGLSHPWHFDTNEFTVSMLTQPSDDGGLFEYCPNIRTPEAENLDDVRAVLTGGGDHLVRRLALRPGDLQLFRGRFSLHRVSPVEGNTPRHTAIFAYSEHPGVIGSVERTRQLFGRVLPEHVAAAGRSARGDRLLD; translated from the coding sequence ATGGCTGAAGGCTGTGGGGGAGAGCGGGTCTCGGACGACCTCGAACAGCTCGTCGACCTCGATCGTTATCCGATCGACGAAACTGGCAGTGCGGCAAGGGAATCGGTGGTCGAACGAGTTCGCGCCGAATTGGCCGCCGTCGGCTGCAGCGTACTGCGCGGCTTCGTGCGGCCCTCGCTCGGCGCGCGGTTGCGCGCCGAGGGAAACGACTTGGCGCCCTTCGCTTATCACACCGTCGAGCGGGTGAACGCGTACAACATCCCACTGGACACCGAACTGCCGGCCGGACATCCGGGCCGGATCGTGATGGACCGCGGCAACGCCTTCGTGGCGCGGGATCGCATTCCGGCCACGGCCGCGGTCGAACTGCTCTACACCGATGCGCGGTTCCGTCGTTTCGTCGCCGAATGTTTCGGCCGGCCGGCGCTGTACGAGTACGCCGATCCGCTGGCGGGCCTGTGCCTGAACGTGGTCGCTCCCGGACTGTCGCATCCGTGGCATTTCGACACCAACGAATTCACCGTCAGCATGCTGACCCAGCCGTCCGACGACGGCGGACTCTTCGAATACTGCCCGAACATCCGCACCCCGGAGGCGGAGAATCTCGACGACGTGCGGGCGGTTCTCACCGGCGGGGGCGATCACCTCGTCCGCCGCCTCGCCCTGCGGCCCGGCGATCTACAACTGTTCCGCGGCCGCTTCTCCCTGCATCGGGTATCTCCGGTCGAGGGAAACACCCCGCGGCACACCGCGATCTTCGCCTACAGCGAGCATCCCGGTGTCATCGGCAGCGTGGAACGCACCCGGCAGTTGTTCGGGCGCGTGCTGCCGGAGCATGTGGCCGCGGCCGGCCGATCCGCACGCGGCGACCGACTCCTCGACTGA
- a CDS encoding class I SAM-dependent methyltransferase, giving the protein MPVSLDNTGKASFDDIYERSDPSDYYRRMAELDYCIPDLAKPHFQRLIAEYRTATGSAPTVLDIGCSYGVNAAVLRLDTTVGELAEHYRYGDTADRAARDRSRLASADAMPDVRFLGMDASAPALGYAASTGLLSDIVHADLESGAPTDRQRRVLASADLVISTGCIGYVTERTLLKVVTAHGRRLPWMAHFVLRMFDFGPIEQSLHRLGYRTERVPGTFRQRRFASATEQAQIVNTLSANGIDPSGHEAQGWLHAELFVSVPTPSTPTAEDRQ; this is encoded by the coding sequence GTGCCGGTTTCGTTGGACAACACCGGAAAAGCCTCCTTCGACGACATCTACGAACGCTCCGATCCGAGCGACTACTACCGTCGAATGGCCGAATTGGACTACTGCATACCGGATTTGGCGAAACCACACTTCCAACGGCTGATCGCCGAATATCGGACGGCCACCGGATCCGCGCCCACGGTGCTCGACATCGGCTGCTCCTACGGGGTGAACGCGGCCGTGCTGCGGCTGGACACCACCGTCGGCGAACTGGCGGAGCACTACCGCTACGGCGACACCGCCGACCGCGCCGCGCGCGACCGCTCCCGGCTGGCGAGCGCGGACGCCATGCCCGATGTCCGTTTCCTCGGGATGGACGCCTCGGCGCCCGCACTCGGGTACGCGGCGTCGACCGGGCTGCTGTCCGATATCGTGCACGCCGACCTGGAATCGGGGGCGCCGACCGACCGCCAGCGCCGGGTGCTGGCGTCCGCGGATCTGGTGATCTCGACCGGCTGTATCGGGTACGTCACCGAGCGCACGCTGCTGAAAGTGGTGACGGCCCATGGCCGCCGATTGCCGTGGATGGCACACTTCGTCTTGCGCATGTTCGACTTCGGTCCGATCGAGCAGTCGCTGCACCGCCTGGGTTACCGCACCGAGCGGGTGCCCGGCACCTTCCGGCAGCGCCGGTTCGCCTCGGCCACCGAACAGGCGCAGATCGTGAACACGTTGTCCGCCAACGGTATCGACCCGTCCGGCCACGAGGCGCAGGGCTGGTTGCATGCCGAACTGTTCGTCTCCGTACCCACACCATCCACTCCGACCGCCGAGGATCGCCAGTGA
- a CDS encoding choline/carnitine O-acyltransferase, which produces MTDRTFAHDAELPRVPLPALEDSCSRFLTWSAPLLTPDEYAETEAAVADLLRADGPARILHADLERFDRSGVDSWLDEFWPSRYLGRRDRIALNANFFFLFRDDTPLARSTSADQVERAAAVVTAAVNYKLLLDDEAVPPVVQRGRPLSMAQNRFLFSETRIPGVGQDTVRVPYSAGQPGPSPARHIAVFFRGNIFRLDVIGPDGVPHAQGDLVDGLREVLKAGAVRAPADTAVGHLTTLARADWAPLRPELIADPGNSATLDVLETALFTVCLEDFAPTDTQHACDQLLHGDSANRWFDKSVSFIVFADGSAGINVEHCGLDGTTILSFVDTLLRTPVTEHETRSGATAQGLPALAALEFTLDAALRARIAAAGADFARYAADNATTAVSFDDFGTDRAKALGISPDAFAQLCYQLAHQRSKGLIGATYESIATRQYRGGRTEAMRVVTPEILEFVAAMDDPAADTDAKRAAAQTAAAAHVARAQQCQRGEAPEQHLWELQWIQRRRGAELGADEPMPFFDSPGWQIARDDYLSTSSAPSVNIQYFGFGCTSAKCIGVAYVLLPDRWNLYLATPTSVAPQMHDFATHLRTAVAELSALLAAA; this is translated from the coding sequence GTGACCGACCGGACCTTCGCCCACGACGCCGAATTGCCGCGTGTCCCGCTGCCCGCACTCGAGGACAGCTGCTCCCGTTTCCTGACGTGGAGCGCACCGCTGCTGACGCCGGACGAATACGCCGAGACCGAGGCGGCGGTGGCCGACCTGCTCCGCGCCGACGGCCCGGCCCGGATCCTGCACGCCGATCTGGAGCGGTTCGACCGGTCGGGCGTGGACAGCTGGCTCGACGAGTTCTGGCCGTCGCGCTACCTGGGCCGCCGCGACCGGATCGCGCTGAACGCCAACTTCTTCTTCCTGTTCCGCGACGACACCCCGCTGGCCCGTTCGACCTCCGCCGATCAGGTGGAGCGGGCGGCGGCCGTCGTGACCGCTGCGGTGAACTACAAACTGCTGCTCGACGACGAGGCCGTCCCGCCGGTGGTGCAGCGCGGCCGCCCGCTGTCGATGGCGCAGAACCGATTCCTGTTCTCCGAGACCAGGATTCCCGGCGTGGGCCAGGACACCGTCCGGGTGCCCTACAGCGCCGGGCAGCCCGGCCCGTCACCGGCGCGGCACATCGCGGTCTTCTTCCGCGGCAACATCTTCCGGCTCGATGTCATCGGACCGGACGGGGTACCGCACGCGCAGGGCGATCTGGTGGACGGCCTGCGCGAGGTGCTGAAGGCCGGTGCGGTGCGCGCGCCCGCGGACACCGCAGTCGGCCACCTCACCACTCTCGCCCGCGCCGACTGGGCGCCGCTGCGGCCCGAGCTGATCGCCGATCCGGGCAACAGCGCCACCCTCGACGTGCTGGAGACCGCCCTGTTCACGGTCTGCCTGGAGGATTTCGCGCCCACCGACACCCAGCACGCCTGCGATCAGCTGCTGCACGGCGACAGCGCCAACCGCTGGTTCGACAAGTCGGTGTCGTTCATCGTGTTCGCCGACGGCAGCGCCGGGATCAACGTCGAACACTGCGGCCTGGACGGCACCACGATCCTGTCCTTCGTCGACACCCTGCTGCGCACCCCGGTGACCGAGCACGAGACCCGCTCCGGCGCCACCGCACAGGGGCTGCCCGCGCTCGCCGCGCTGGAGTTCACCCTCGATGCCGCGCTGCGGGCCCGGATCGCCGCCGCCGGAGCCGATTTCGCGCGGTACGCCGCCGACAACGCCACCACCGCGGTGTCGTTCGACGATTTCGGCACCGATCGGGCCAAGGCACTGGGCATCTCGCCGGATGCCTTCGCCCAGCTCTGCTATCAGCTCGCGCACCAGCGCAGCAAGGGCCTGATCGGGGCGACCTACGAGTCGATCGCCACCCGGCAGTACCGCGGCGGCCGCACCGAGGCGATGCGGGTGGTGACCCCGGAGATCCTGGAATTCGTTGCCGCCATGGACGATCCGGCCGCCGACACCGACGCCAAGCGGGCCGCGGCGCAGACCGCCGCCGCGGCGCACGTCGCCCGCGCGCAGCAGTGCCAGCGCGGCGAGGCCCCGGAACAGCATCTCTGGGAACTGCAATGGATCCAGCGCCGCCGCGGCGCCGAACTGGGCGCCGATGAGCCGATGCCGTTCTTCGACAGTCCGGGCTGGCAGATCGCCCGGGACGACTACCTCAGTACCAGCTCCGCCCCGTCGGTGAACATCCAGTACTTCGGATTCGGCTGCACCAGTGCGAAATGCATCGGCGTCGCCTATGTCCTGCTGCCGGACCGCTGGAACCTCTACCTCGCCACGCCGACCTCGGTGGCGCCGCAGATGCACGATTTCGCCACACATCTGCGCACCGCGGTCGCCGAGCTGTCGGCGCTGCTGGCGGCGGCCTGA
- a CDS encoding phosphoribosyl-ATP diphosphatase, with the protein MKTFETLFAELQDRAVNRPEGSGTVAALDAGVHAQGKKVLEEAGEVWLAAEHEGDDALAEEISQLLYWVQVLMVGRGLRLEDVYRHL; encoded by the coding sequence GTGAAAACTTTCGAAACCCTGTTCGCCGAGCTCCAGGATCGTGCGGTCAACCGGCCCGAAGGGTCGGGCACCGTGGCAGCGCTGGATGCCGGCGTCCACGCGCAGGGGAAGAAGGTGCTGGAGGAGGCCGGTGAGGTGTGGCTGGCCGCCGAACACGAGGGCGACGACGCGCTGGCCGAGGAGATCTCGCAGCTGCTGTACTGGGTGCAGGTGCTGATGGTCGGCCGCGGTCTGCGGCTCGAGGACGTGTACCGACATCTGTGA
- the hisG gene encoding ATP phosphoribosyltransferase: MLRVAVPNKGALSQAAVEILAEAGYRKRVDSRDLTVLDAANNVEFYFLRPKDIAIYVGSGELDLGITGRDLALDSGAQVHERLTLGFGRSKFRYAAPAGHDWKVEDLYDKRIATAYPNLVLTDLARRGIEAEVIRLDGAVEISIQLGVADAIADIVESGRTLRQHGLVPFGETLCDSEAVLIERAGAEPHDKARNQLVARIQGVVFAQQYLMLDYDCPKTLLDSAVQITPGLESPTVSPLADTAWVAVRAMVPRKQGNEVMDQLADLGAKAILATDIRTCRAF; the protein is encoded by the coding sequence ATGCTCCGCGTCGCAGTACCCAACAAGGGCGCGTTGTCCCAGGCCGCGGTCGAGATCCTCGCCGAGGCCGGTTATCGCAAGCGTGTCGACTCCCGCGACCTGACCGTCCTCGACGCCGCCAACAACGTCGAGTTCTACTTCCTCCGGCCCAAGGACATCGCCATCTACGTCGGCTCCGGCGAGCTGGATCTGGGCATCACCGGCCGCGATCTGGCCCTGGACTCCGGCGCGCAGGTGCACGAGCGCCTGACCCTCGGATTCGGCCGCTCGAAGTTCCGCTACGCCGCCCCCGCGGGCCACGACTGGAAGGTCGAGGATCTCTACGACAAGCGCATCGCGACCGCCTATCCGAATCTGGTGCTCACCGATCTGGCGCGCCGCGGCATTGAGGCCGAGGTGATCCGGCTCGACGGCGCGGTCGAGATCTCCATCCAGCTCGGCGTCGCCGACGCGATCGCCGATATCGTCGAATCCGGTCGCACGCTGCGCCAGCACGGCCTGGTGCCGTTCGGTGAGACCCTGTGCGATTCGGAGGCGGTGCTGATCGAGCGGGCCGGCGCCGAGCCGCACGACAAGGCCCGCAATCAACTGGTCGCCCGGATCCAGGGTGTGGTGTTCGCGCAGCAGTATCTGATGCTGGACTACGACTGCCCGAAGACGTTGCTGGACAGCGCGGTACAGATCACCCCCGGCCTGGAATCGCCGACGGTCTCGCCGCTGGCCGATACCGCGTGGGTGGCCGTGCGGGCCATGGTGCCCCGCAAACAGGGCAACGAGGTGATGGATCAGCTCGCCGACCTCGGCGCGAAGGCCATCCTGGCCACCGACATCCGCACCTGCCGCGCCTTCTGA